The following coding sequences lie in one Zingiber officinale cultivar Zhangliang chromosome 2B, Zo_v1.1, whole genome shotgun sequence genomic window:
- the LOC122045971 gene encoding mannose-specific lectin-like: MAGLVILSAFLLGFLLPSSMADNVLYSGDTLSSGQSLTQGSYSLTMQSDCNLVLYDYGRAVWSSGTYNRGYNCVLRMQNDGNLVIYSNNNAIWASNTGGQQGYFVLILQRDRNVVIYGCPSWATGTNAANSKGVVVVEHGRNDTSAAMVVVVPEADEPQNRKIAMVINN; this comes from the coding sequence ATGGCTGGCCTTGTCATCCTTTCCGCTTTTCTCCTCGGCTTCCTCCTGCCTTCCTCCATGGCCGACAACGTTCTCTACTCTGGCGACACGCTGTCAAGCGGCCAGTCCCTCACCCAAGGCAGTTAcagcctcaccatgcagtccgaCTGCAACCTCGTGCTCTACGACTACGGCCGGGCGGTCTGGTCCTCCGGCACCTACAACCGCGGCTACAACTGCGTCCTCCGCATGCAGAACGACGGCAACCTCGTTATCTACAGCAACAACAACGCCATTTGGGCGAGCAACACCGGCGGACAGCAAGGCTACTTCGTTCTCATCCTACAGCGCGACCGCAACGTCGTCATCTACGGCTGCCCCAGCTGGGCCACCGGCACCAACGCCGCCAACTCCAAAGGCGTCGTGGTCGTCGAGCACGGCCGGAACGACACTTCCGCCGCCATGGTGGTGGTCGTGCCGGAGGCTGACGAGCCCCAGAACCGGAAGATCGCCATGGTGATCAATAATTAA